The Henningerozyma blattae CBS 6284 chromosome 9, complete genome DNA segment GCTACGTTCAGCAACAAGATATGCATATAGCTCAATTATCAGTAAGGGAATCATTACAATTTTCAGCTCGTGTACGTCGCCCAGCAAGTGTCTCAGATGAAGAGAAGATGCATTATGTGGAGAGAGTTATAGAAGTTCTCGATATGGAACAATATGCCGAGGCTTTAGTAGGTGAATTGGGGCGTGGGTTAAACGtagaacaaagaaaaaagttaTCTATAGGGGTTGAATTAGTTGCTAAACCAGACCTACTATTGTTTTTAGATGAGCCAACTTCTGGTTTGGATTCTCAATCTTCGTGGGCAATCGttcaattattaagaaGATTAGCGAATGCGGGGCAAGCAATTTTATGTACAATCCATCAGCCATCCGCAACTTTGTTCGAACAATTCGATCgtttgttattattgaagaaagGAGGACAAACAGTCTATTTTGGTGATATTGgtaaaaattcaagaacTTTATTGGACTATTTCGAGGGAAATGGTGCAAGAATATGTGACTTTTCTGAAAATCCGGCAGAATACATTTTAGAATCTATAGGCGCAGGGGCTACTGCCTCTGTAAAAGAAGACTGGCATGAAATTTGGTTAAATTCTCCTGAATATACAAATTTGGCCAATGAAGTGGATAAATTAATTCTCGAATTACAGGCCAAGGAAGATCCTTCCGTATTTTCAAGGagtaaaacaaaatatgcAAATTCTTACGTTTATCAATTCTATCATGTTTGGTTACGAACTACTCTTGTATTTTGGCGAAGTACTAATTAtatcttttcaaaaatgaTGCTATTTACCTTTGCGGGTTTATTTATTGGGTTCTCATTTTATAATGTAGGCTATTCATACGCAGGTTTacaaaattcattattttctgcATTcgtttcaattattttatctGCTCCTTTAATGAATCAAATTCAAGCGAACGCAATTCAATCAAGAGAATTATTCGAAGTTCGTGAATCGAAATCCAATATGTTTCATTGGTCTTTTATCTTAGTCACTCAATATTTATCAGAATTACCTTACCATATATTGTTCTCcacattttttttcgtttCCTATTATTTCCCACTAAGAACTTTTTTTGAAGCAAGCAGATCTGCAGTCTggtttttaaattatagtTTCGTATTCCAGTTATATTTTGTTGGATTAGGTTTAATGGTTTTATATATGTCCCCCAATCTTCAATCTGCAAACGTCATAATGGGGCTAACActatcttttttaattggaTTCTGTGGTGTTGTACAACCTAAATCATTGATGCCTGGATTTTGGACATTCATGTGGAAGACCTCGCCCTATACATATTTTGTTCAAAACATGGTAGGCATTTTATTACATAAGAAACCAGTGAGAtgtaagaaaaaagaatttaattacTTCAATCCACCGGAGGGGCAAACTTGTGGTCAATATATGGAGGCGTTTTTGAAAACAGGTACTGGATATATTGACAACCCAGATGCTACCTCTGATTGTGCTTATTGCATATATTCTGTAGGTGATGAGTATTTGACGTATGTCAGTGCAAGCTATGGTAATATTTGGAGAAATTTTGGCTTCTATTGGATCTATATTgtcttcaatatttttgcCATGGGGACTGTTTATTATGTTTTCCACGTTAAAAACTTAATCAGCATTTCCACCATTACTATGCTAATAGCTCAGGTTAAAAAGAGAATAGTACCtaagaaaaaagataaatctGATGAGAATGCTGATTAATAATTGccaatttgaaatttatctgaatatttttctaatttttttaataaaacatATGCCAACAAAAACATTTATCacatcaattaataatacattaTTATAATGGATACTCCcatttaatgaaaagacATTGATAAACATTTacttaataaattaattcgAAGAAactcattatttttaatatttatacattattctttttttgcatatttgtaattttaataattttcgTAATTTTAactataataaaaaaactaaataatatttttacttttagaTACATTACATATAAAAGCTATAGTTAGAGTCTTATACAAGGGTGTCcttgtatattttataatatcatttttattttttagcCTTTGGAGCGAATTGTAAAAAACTTACgctataaaaaaatctatttcCTGATAAAAAGGACCCTTATATTACAACATAACAAAAGCTTAACACTACAGTGTGCATATAGACAAACTGATATCCAGAGAAATGAGTACTATTAGATACGTTAAAGgcaatattttaaacaaacaaaagTATAACCGTATGATAATTCATTCTTGTAATTGTGATGGCTCATGGGGTGGCGGCATTGCCTATCAATTAGCATTAAAATATCCCAAggctgaaaaaaaatatatagaaatCTGTGATAAATATGGCTACCAACTATTAGGTAAGAGTATGATATTATCGAGttattctaataataactctACAGAAAGAGTTTTAATTGCCTGCTTATTCACTTCTGCATATGGTGGTGGAAATTGTGATATTCCAGAAagtatattaaaaaagacAGAAAGAAGTTTGATACATTTGAACGAATTAATTCAATCTAATGGTAATCTAAAGGCAAAAGATTCTATGGACAGCGATATTTTGGAATTCTTAAAGGATATCGATGTAGATAAAATTAGCTTAAAGGAATATAAATTAGAGATGCCCAAAATAAATAGTGGCATATTTGGTGTTCCATGGGAGAAGACAGAGAGAGTTTTGCAAGAGTTCAAGGATACTACTAGTTTTACAGTCTATGAACtgtgaatatatatatatattaagattcatatagtaaatatatcaaatgcTTTTAGCTGAATGACTTGTGACGTATTAAGAATAGATTTTTTAACATCGTCAAATTTATACACTATTTCTTAAAACGGAAAGAGAAGAATGTATACTTTgtttaaagaagaaaaaaaagggaGGGAAAAGCGTACATTGAGAAAAAATGCgattgaaatataaaaagagaaatatttacattCTTGATCATAGAGAAAAAGCCATTGTTAGATCAAAATCAACCAAAAAAGCGGCGAAGTGTAAATATGAATagtttacaaaatattaacattCGACCATTGGGTGTTGGAAGATTATTCTTTAGGATAAGCAGGCAGAACAAACTCATAAATACTTGCACCTTTTCCACATTACAAactttaagaaataatgaTCAACGAGAATCATTATCTCGTTTAAAAGTAAATAGAACAAGATCTAATGCTAATAAGAATATCAACAAGCTCAATGGAAACTTGGATGTCCCAAGATGGAAGCTTGGTGGTATAATTGGGCTACTTGGGATAGCGATCTACGGATTTTCGAAATATACAAAGAATAAATTGgaatttgataaagaaGTAAGTTCTAACATTGAATACGGCCAAAAAGCCAAATTAGGTGGAGCATTTGACTTATTGGATCAAGATGGTAAAACGTTTACCGACAAAGATTTGCTTGGCAAATTCTCAATCATATATTTTGGGTTTACACATTGTCCTGATATTTGTCCTGATCAATTGGATAAATTAGGAGTATGGCTTCATAATTTGAAAGTGGAAAGAAAATTGAAGGAAAAGACAGGATTTGACATCCAACCTATTTTTATCACGTGTGATCCAGACAGGGATTCACCAGaagtaattaaaaaatatttaaatgacTTTGACAAAGATATAATTGGGCTAACCGGTACTTACGAGCAAATAAAGCAAGTTTGTAAACAATATCGTGTTTTTTTCGCTACACCTGAAAAGGATTCTTTAAAAACTAACGACCAGAAAGATTATCTTGTAGATCATTCGGCATTTTTTTACTTGATGGACCCAGAAGGAGATTTTGTAGATGTTTTAGGGATGGCATATGATGAGAAGAATGGTGCAGAAAGAATCGAAGAACATTGCAAGTATTATATTCCCAACTCTAAAAGAGAAGTAAAACGCCAGAAATGGTATGGCtttcttttcaataattaGACTATACTCTGTCCTGTATATAAAACATACCACTACTACGTAGGTCACATGTATATTCACCGAGACgataatatttaacaacAACAGACCAAAGGGACTGATGCCAcatcatatatatatatgtaacACGTGCATATATTTGTTGCTTAGGCAACAAGAAGACCCAGGGGgctgataatttttttaccaaTTAAAACCTTGTCGCCCAGCATTCACGTTATATTTATCACTCGCCCTTTACATTGCGAATTTTTAAGCCGCTTTTGGACGTTGCCTAAATGTACCAGGAATTCTCTCGCTGTATTTTCCAACTTCATCTAGCACCAGATTTACTGAAAACAACATAGATACATGGCTGGAAAATATGTGTATATGTACTATTAATAGCATAATAAGGTAATCACAAGATATTGATAGTCCACATTTAACTAGTtgtaacaataaaaaaataagtgACTGATATAATAGTGCAACAagcaaaataatatctttataaaaatcattatgatatctattaaattaatatggATAACGAGTGCAATCACGTATATCATACAAACCAGATCTCTTTCTTCTATTTATTTGGATCATGGTTCTTCTGCTATGAGTAACTCGAGAAATATTGTAACTGAAAACTCTGACACTACATCTAATATTACCAGCAGTAATATTACTGGCCTTCCAGTCTTTTTAacatttctttatttcttCACTTTCTTATTCATATTCCCTGTGTCTaagtttatatataaatttgtGAACATTAACAAGTCTTTCAAGAAGGAATCTACAGCTAGATTAAACGCGACTGCTCCTATAACCCCAAATACTACTACCATCActtctaattcatcagAAACTGCTACATCTCCTGTTGAAGGAGAATCAGATGCTCTTCCTACTACGTTTGTTGAACAATTACCTTCTTTAGAACCAGCCACTAGTACATCTTATGATTATgaacatttttttaaattattcatattatcaattcttttattgattCCTTCCTTATCATACAACCTTTCCTTATCTATTTCTCCAGCTTTTGATACTGCTATTATTCAAAACGTTtctatttttgaaattaccTTCTTCCTGATTGGATTATTTGGCCAAGGTactaagaaaaatattttccgTAACTATGTAATTTCAATGATCACCTTACTTGGTGTTTTACTGATTTCTTATTCGAAGGCTACTTCCGATTTGTTGGCTGGTAAATTggttttaaataaagaaactGGTGAATTAAACGATCCATTCTTGTTCGATAGATTAAAAGGTGCTTTAATTTGTGGCCTTGGGGCTTTACCAATAGGGTTATTCTATGTACTCTGGAACAAATGGTTTA contains these protein-coding regions:
- the TBLA0I01780 gene encoding SCO family protein (similar to Saccharomyces cerevisiae SCO2 (YBR024W) and SCO1 (YBR037C); ancestral locus Anc_3.225) — its product is MNSLQNINIRPLGVGRLFFRISRQNKLINTCTFSTLQTLRNNDQRESLSRLKVNRTRSNANKNINKLNGNLDVPRWKLGGIIGLLGIAIYGFSKYTKNKLEFDKEVSSNIEYGQKAKLGGAFDLLDQDGKTFTDKDLLGKFSIIYFGFTHCPDICPDQLDKLGVWLHNLKVERKLKEKTGFDIQPIFITCDPDRDSPEVIKKYLNDFDKDIIGLTGTYEQIKQVCKQYRVFFATPEKDSLKTNDQKDYLVDHSAFFYLMDPEGDFVDVLGMAYDEKNGAERIEEHCKYYIPNSKREVKRQKWYGFLFNN
- the POA1 gene encoding ADP-ribose 1''-phosphate phosphatase (similar to Saccharomyces cerevisiae POA1 (YBR022W); ancestral locus Anc_3.222) — its product is MSTIRYVKGNILNKQKYNRMIIHSCNCDGSWGGGIAYQLALKYPKAEKKYIEICDKYGYQLLGKSMILSSYSNNNSTERVLIACLFTSAYGGGNCDIPESILKKTERSLIHLNELIQSNGNLKAKDSMDSDILEFLKDIDVDKISLKEYKLEMPKINSGIFGVPWEKTERVLQEFKDTTSFTVYEL
- the TBLA0I01790 gene encoding uncharacterized protein (similar to Saccharomyces cerevisiae CSG2 (YBR036C); ancestral locus Anc_3.227), which gives rise to MSNSRNIVTENSDTTSNITSSNITGLPVFLTFLYFFTFLFIFPVSKFIYKFVNINKSFKKESTARLNATAPITPNTTTITSNSSETATSPVEGESDALPTTFVEQLPSLEPATSTSYDYEHFFKLFILSILLLIPSLSYNLSLSISPAFDTAIIQNVSIFEITFFLIGLFGQGTKKNIFRNYVISMITLLGVLLISYSKATSDLLAGKLVLNKETGELNDPFLFDRLKGALICGLGALPIGLFYVLWNKWFNNSKKNICTLEEQSKHITIIGLINSIILLPFICNLSYKNNINLLFKEKYSFWLPILVIILAGIIPHILSLFYLIGNLTPEYSITTNQGTIILMGVSEWLCEPNQTTIIRSEILGYLALTTGCILLSSTFKTKKKF